The following coding sequences are from one Prochlorococcus marinus CUG1438 window:
- a CDS encoding NAD(+) kinase, producing the protein MKLSLVLIIYRSNSPSALEASKFCEEILKVKNIKSIRIESDFHKDKIEKYLCNSESKPNIGIVLGGDGTFLKCANLLTALDIPLLSINIGGNLGFLTQEKDFLFDKSFIEILEKEEYIIDFRNRLNCDVCISGVSPEKKIIKSYHALNDFYFKSVEEDISPTNQIQIEIDNEKVNEYKGDGLIVSTSTGSTAYSMAAGGPIVHPDIDAMIINPICPMSLASRPIIIPNTSKVIIKPVKKSKGEIKLWRDGSKCMTIKENYYCEIKKGESPCKIIKFKKSANYYNTLIKKLDWKGDLSLKN; encoded by the coding sequence ACAGTCCTTCAGCGTTAGAGGCTTCTAAATTTTGTGAAGAAATTCTCAAAGTCAAAAATATTAAATCAATAAGAATCGAAAGCGATTTTCATAAAGATAAAATTGAAAAATATCTTTGTAATTCAGAATCTAAACCAAATATTGGAATCGTTCTTGGTGGTGATGGAACATTCCTAAAATGTGCAAATTTATTAACTGCTCTTGATATTCCTTTATTGAGTATTAATATTGGTGGCAATTTGGGTTTTCTTACACAAGAAAAAGATTTTTTATTTGACAAATCTTTTATTGAAATTCTTGAAAAAGAAGAATATATAATTGATTTTCGGAATAGATTAAATTGTGATGTTTGTATTAGTGGAGTAAGTCCTGAAAAAAAAATTATTAAAAGCTATCACGCGTTAAATGACTTTTATTTTAAATCAGTTGAAGAGGATATTTCTCCTACCAACCAAATACAAATTGAAATTGATAATGAAAAGGTAAACGAATATAAAGGTGATGGATTAATAGTATCAACATCTACTGGTTCAACGGCATACTCGATGGCTGCTGGTGGTCCAATAGTACATCCTGACATTGATGCGATGATAATTAACCCTATATGTCCAATGAGTTTAGCTAGTAGACCAATAATTATACCTAACACTAGCAAGGTAATCATTAAACCAGTAAAAAAAAGTAAAGGGGAAATTAAATTATGGAGAGACGGTTCAAAATGCATGACTATTAAGGAAAATTATTATTGTGAGATCAAAAAAGGGGAATCGCCCTGCAAGATAATAAAGTTTAAAAAAAGTGCAAACTATTACAATACTTTAATAAAAAAACTAGATTGGAAAGGCGATTTATCTCTAAAAAATTAA
- a CDS encoding CYTH domain-containing protein, with protein sequence MALEIERRFLIKNNNWKKCITKKIFIEQGYLSKSLDDWIIRIRFTGQDYKIAIKKHIESFTNFEFEYSIPPEDGEIIMANISNTIKKERFFLEVENKSWIIDCFKENNYPLVIAEVELSNEKEDLRLPSFISKEITGLKRYSNFRLSKKPFSKWKGDHLVTKRNN encoded by the coding sequence ATGGCCTTAGAAATAGAAAGACGATTTCTTATAAAAAATAATAACTGGAAAAAATGCATCACAAAAAAAATCTTTATTGAACAAGGATACTTATCAAAAAGCTTAGATGATTGGATTATTAGAATAAGGTTCACAGGTCAAGATTATAAAATTGCAATCAAAAAACATATTGAAAGCTTTACCAACTTTGAATTTGAATACTCCATTCCACCAGAAGATGGCGAAATCATAATGGCAAACATTTCAAATACAATTAAAAAAGAAAGATTTTTTTTAGAAGTTGAAAATAAATCTTGGATTATAGATTGCTTCAAAGAAAATAATTACCCACTTGTAATTGCCGAAGTTGAACTTTCTAATGAAAAGGAAGATTTAAGGCTTCCATCTTTTATATCAAAAGAAATTACTGGACTTAAACGTTACTCCAATTTCCGTCTTTCAAAAAAACCTTTTTCAAAATGGAAAGGGGACCACCTAGTAACGAAAAGAAACAACTAG
- a CDS encoding helix-turn-helix transcriptional regulator, with product MQMVEEEVNNIDMMGLSSREMEIIDLVADGLTNQEIAVKLTISKRTVDNHVSNMFTKTGSKNRVALLNWAMDNGKICRDGFNCCSLPDSDQ from the coding sequence ATGCAAATGGTTGAAGAAGAAGTAAACAACATTGATATGATGGGTCTCTCATCAAGAGAGATGGAAATCATTGATCTCGTAGCTGATGGGCTTACTAACCAAGAGATTGCTGTGAAACTTACTATTAGTAAAAGAACTGTTGATAATCATGTAAGTAATATGTTTACTAAAACAGGTTCTAAAAATAGAGTGGCACTTTTAAATTGGGCTATGGATAATGGAAAAATCTGTAGAGATGGGTTTAATTGTTGCTCTCTCCCTGATTCTGATCAATAG
- a CDS encoding methylenetetrahydrofolate reductase, translating to MKSKLQQTLEKKSKVVTAELMPPRGGSPIRSLKIAQLLKDKVHAVNITDGSRAVMRMCSLAMSKLLLENGIEPVMQISCRDRNKIALQSDILGANALGIKNILCITGDSVKAGDQQDSKPVHEYESVRLLQQIQAFNKGIDPTFEELPDKKTVIFAGAAADPSCRNQKSLKNRIQRKKEAGAQFIQTQMVMKKENLIEFCEEISEPLEIPVIAGVFLLKSYKNALFINKYVPGANIPENILNRLKDAKDPLQEGIQIAAEQAHDYINIANGIHLMAVRTEYLIPTILEKAELNLEY from the coding sequence TTGAAATCAAAACTTCAGCAGACTTTAGAAAAAAAATCTAAGGTAGTAACAGCAGAGTTAATGCCGCCTAGAGGTGGGAGCCCCATAAGATCTCTTAAGATAGCACAACTCTTGAAAGATAAGGTACACGCTGTTAACATTACAGACGGAAGCAGAGCTGTAATGAGAATGTGTAGCTTAGCAATGTCCAAACTATTACTGGAAAATGGGATAGAGCCAGTAATGCAAATATCATGTAGAGATCGTAATAAAATTGCTTTACAATCTGACATTCTTGGAGCAAATGCCTTAGGAATTAAAAATATCTTATGCATTACTGGTGATTCAGTAAAAGCTGGGGATCAACAGGACTCCAAGCCGGTTCACGAGTATGAGTCAGTAAGATTGCTTCAACAAATTCAGGCTTTCAATAAAGGAATTGATCCTACTTTTGAAGAACTTCCCGATAAAAAAACAGTTATATTTGCTGGAGCCGCTGCAGATCCCAGTTGCAGAAATCAAAAAAGTTTAAAAAATAGAATTCAAAGAAAAAAAGAAGCTGGAGCTCAATTCATACAAACTCAAATGGTTATGAAAAAAGAAAATTTAATAGAATTTTGTGAAGAAATCAGTGAACCTCTTGAAATCCCAGTTATTGCAGGTGTTTTCTTATTAAAGTCTTACAAAAATGCTCTTTTCATAAATAAATATGTCCCAGGAGCAAACATCCCTGAAAATATTTTAAATCGTCTTAAAGATGCCAAAGACCCTCTACAAGAAGGTATACAAATCGCAGCTGAACAAGCTCACGATTATATTAATAT